The following are encoded in a window of Candida dubliniensis CD36 chromosome 4, complete sequence genomic DNA:
- a CDS encoding delta 1-pyrroline-5-carboxylate reductase, putative (Similar to S. cerevisiae PRO3), protein MKDYTITVLGCGVMGTAVTSAILKSKFDPYPKKIIACTIPSQEQSLKETFANQPLVHVSAGVENNNKAVTEADVIILGCKPYMYESIYEEVKQSLTGKQLLISLLAGTTIKELSIFTPYVAKVMTNTPARFGCGTAAIAFAPEVSEESQELVMKLIDTVGMTVKIPEKNMDIATSLIGSGPAFCLLMMESMIDGAVRMGMPYDVASVAAAKVMEGTARMVLETGEHPAALKSKVCTPGGTTIGGLLTMEDRGLRSAIARGVEEAANISASFAKK, encoded by the coding sequence ATGAAAGACTACACAATTACAGTATTAGGATGCGGTGTTATGGGCACAGCTGTAACATCAGCTATTTTGAAATCTAAATTTGACCCATACCCAAAAAAGATTATAGCATGTACTATTCCAAGCCAAGAACAAAGCTTGAAAGAAACGTTTGCCAATCAACCATTGGTTCATGTATCTGCTGGAGttgaaaacaacaataaggCAGTTACTGAGGCAGatgttattattttagGATGCAAGCCATATATGTATGAGAGCATTTATGAAGAAGTTAAGCAATCATTGACTggtaaacaattattaatctCGTTATTGGCAGGGACAACTATAAAGGAATTGTCTATTTTCACTCCATATGTTGCCAAAGTCATGACCAACACCCCAGCTAGATTTGGCTGTGGTACTGCAGCAATTGCATTTGCCCCAGAAGTCAGTGAAGAAAGCCAAGAGTTggtaatgaaattgattgataccGTTGGTATGACTGTGAAAATTCCCGAGAAGAACATGGACATTGCAACCTCATTGATTGGGTCAGGACCAGCcttttgtttattgatgatggaGTCCATGATAGATGGTGCGGTTAGAATGGGTATGCCATACGATGTAGCATCTGTTGCTGCGGCCAAGGTGATGGAAGGCACTGCCCGCATGGTCTTGGAAACTGGTGAACATCCAGCTGCATTAAAGAGCAAAGTATGCACTCCTGGTGGTACTACAATCGGTGGCTTGTTGACCATGGAAGATCGCGGATTAAGAAGTGCAATTGCTAGAGGTGTTGAAGAGGCAGCTAACATATCTGCTTCATTTGCTAAAAAGTAA
- a CDS encoding JmjC domain-containing histone demethylase, putative (Similar to S. cerevisiae JHD2) yields MSFDKSLLTPCPVLTPTDKEFRDPVGYLSSEKVSKLGATHGILKIIPPPNWKPSFHINPDFKFHVRKQVLSDLGITTRSRDFFRENINRFLKMRRKRQLKLYFEVHGTKVYYYDLYREVENLGGTMDQDKWQKLGVWFGVEASALEREYDSTIKYYATYLHTNCSYDFPESDSEDEYDSCLVCGQHDHPSETLLCDNCDNPYHMKCLNPPLESVPATSWYCDKCLIGTGEYGFDEDVDVKYTIPEFYKMCQDFDAKFIRDYSQNKPLSVDDIERKFWSFVDEEKSDLEVKYGADIHNLRPGEISGFPMADTPSLDTSDPTIQYYINHPWNLNKLAFSSGSLLNFINSSISGMTIPWIYIGSLLSTFCWHVEDHYTLSANYCHFGATKKWYGIPSSFADKFEQLMRESAPDLFKRQPDLLHQLVTLMSPIKLVEHGIPCVYADQNPNEFVITYPRVYHAGFNCGFNFNEAVNFAIDEWLEFGEKSVYDYRPIKKENVFNHYQLLENILSRFNEKHDVSIDLVKRSLQSFEKFVSRLEELSVHLKDKATVEYKSSVGDNEEDDLCDSCKTHIGFQYFVLEPEYSKQLLTPDASPQEVESKSDNAEEASKVANSQASHDLARLNEPKAMVDQFNSLIEKAKKDVSKDESSKVRRSKRILSLKEKEALQQPTKRTKKNTKKVRSKPPINEPKLCTECVCAMKSKSIHGTLVLRKSLSTLKELIEETKMNLV; encoded by the coding sequence ATGCTGTTTGATAAGAGCTTATTAACTCCATGTCCAGTTTTGACTCCAACAGACAAAGAGTTTAGAGATCCTGTTGGTTATTTATCGAGTGAGAAGGTATCAAAGCTAGGTGCTACCCATGGCATACTTAAGATTATTCCTCCACCAAATTGGAAACCAAGTTTCCACATCAACCCCGACTTTAAGTTCCATGTTCGAAAACAGGTACTTAGTGATTTGGGGATCACAACACGATCTAGAGATTTTTTCAGAGAAAACATTAACCGGTTCTTGAAAATGAGAAGAAAGCGTCAACTCAAGTTGTATTTTGAAGTCCATGGCACCAAAGTGTATTACTATGATTTGTATAGAGAGGTCGAAAATCTTGGTGGAACAATGGATCAAGACAAATGGCAAAAGTTGGGTGTTTGGTTTGGTGTTGAAGCGTCGGCATTAGAACGTGAGTACGATTCTACAATAAAGTATTATGCAACTTATTTACACACCAATTGCAGTTATGATTTTCCAGAGAGTGATTCAGAAGATGAATACGATAGCTGTTTAGTGTGTGGACAACACGACCATCCTCTGGAGACTTTGCTTTGCGACAACTGTGACAATCCGTATCATATGAAATGTTTGAATCCACCTTTGGAGCTGGTCCCTGCCACTAGCTGGTATTGTGACAAATGTTTGATAGGGACAGGAGAGTATGGATTTGATGAGGATGTTGATGTCAAGTATACAATTCCTGAGTTTTATAAAATGTGTCAGGATTTTGATGCCAAATTCATAAGAGATTATAGCCAGAACAAACCGTTATCTGTAGATGACATTGAAAGAAAGTTTTGGTCTTTTGTTGATGAGGAAAAATCTGACTTGGAGGTGAAATATGGTGCTGATATCCATAATTTGCGACCAGGTGAAATAAGTGGGTTTCCTATGGCTGACACCCCTTCGTTAGATACAAGTGACCCCACTATACAGTATTACATCAACCACCCATGGAACTTGAACAAATTGGCGTTTTCTAGCGGGTCTTTGcttaattttatcaattccTCCATATCTGGAATGACCATACCTTGGATTTATATTGGATCGTTGCTCTCCACATTCTGCTGGCATGTTGAGGACCACTACACCTTATCGGCCAATTACTGTCATTTTGGCGCCACCAAGAAATGGTATGGTATTCCTTCTCTGTTTGCTGATAAGTTTGAACAGTTAATGAGAGAGTCAGCCCCAGATTTGTTTAAGCGACAACCGGATTTGCTACATCAGTTGGTAACATTAATGTCGCCAATAAAGTTGGTAGAACATGGCATACCCTGTGTATACGCAGACCAAAATCCAAACGAGTTTGTGATAACATATCCCCGTGTGTATCATGCAGGTTTCAATTGTGGGTTTAATTTTAACGAAGCTGTGAATTTTGCCATCGACGAATGGTTGGAGTTTGGAGAAAAATCCGTTTATGATTACAGGCcaataaagaaagagaatGTGTTTAATCATTACCAGTTGTTAGAGAATATCCTAAGTCGATTCAATGAAAAACACGATGTGAGCATAGACTTGGTAAAGCGGAGTTTGCAGAGTTTTGAAAAGTTTGTTTCCCGGTTAGAAGAGTTGCTGGTACATTTGAAAGACAAGGCAACTGTTGAATACAAATCATCTGTTGGCGATAACGAAGAAGACGATCTTTGCGACTCATGCAAAACGCACATCGGCTTTCAATACTTTGTACTTGAACCAGAATACTCAAAACAGTTGTTGACACCCGATGCTTCTCCTCAAGAGGTTGAATCAAAGCTGGATAATGCTGAAGAAGCTAGTAAGGTTGCTAATTCGCAAGCATCTCATGACCTCGCACGACTCAACGAACCGAAAGCGATGGTAGACCAGTTCAATAGCCTAATTGAGAAAGCCAAAAAAGATGTCAGTAAGGACGAGTCTAGTAAAGTAAGAAGATCGAAACGTATTCTTAGTTTAAAGGAAAAAGAGGCTCTACAACAACCTACCAAACGAACCAAAAAGAATACCAAGAAAGTGCGTTCAAAACCACCAATAAACGAACCAAAACTATGCACAGAATGTGTTTGCGCTATGAAAAGTAAGCTGATACACGGTACGCTAGTACTCCGCAAACTGCTTTCTACTTTAAAGGAGTTGATCGAAGAAACGAAAATGAATCTTGTATGA
- a CDS encoding ATP-dependent RNA helicase, putative (Similar to S. cerevisiae SUB2;~spliced gene), whose amino-acid sequence MSHEGQEELLDYSDSEEIAVSTTTQASGEGQSNDKESDKKGSYVGIHATGFRDFLLKPELLRAIGDCGFEHPSEVQQVCIPQSILGTDVLCQAKSGLGKTAVFVLSTLQQLDPVPGEISTLVICHTRELAYQIRNEYARFSKYMPDVKTDVFYGGTPIKRDIEKLKNKDTCPHIVVATPGRLHALVEEKAIRLNNVKSFVIDECDKVLESIDMRRDVQDIFRATPHQKQVMMFSATLSQDIRPVCKKFMQNPLEIYVDDEAKLTLHGLQQYYIKLDEKEKNRKLSDLLDSLEFNQVIIFVKSTRRANELNKLLCACNFPSIAVHSGLPQEERIERYRSFKEFNKRICVSTDVFGRGIDIERINLAINYDLPNEADQYLHRVGRAGRFGTKGLAVSFVSSKEDEEVLEKIQSRFDVKITEFPEEGVDPSTYMNT is encoded by the exons ATGTCTCACGAAGGTCAAGAAGAGTTATTAGATTATTCAGATTCTGAAGAAATTGCTGTTTCAACCACCACTCAAGCTTCTGGTGAAGGCCAATctaatgataaagaaaGTGATAAGAAAGGATCTTATGTTGGAATCCATGCCACTGGTTTCAGAGACTTTTTATTGAAACCAGAATTATTGAGAGCAATTGGGGATTGTGGGTTTGAACATCCTTCTGAAG TCCAACAAGTTTGTATTCCTCAATCCATTTTGGGAACTGATGTTTTGTGTCAGGCCAAGTCTGGTTTGGGTAAAACTGCTGTTTTTGTATTGTCAACATTGCAGCAATTAGATCCAGTTCCAGGTGAAATTTCCACTTTGGTTATTTGTCATACCAGAGAATTGGCCTATCAAATCCGTAATGAATATGCCAGATTTTCCAAGTACATGCCTGATGTTAAAACTGATGTGTTCTATGGTGGTACCCCAATTAAGAGggatattgaaaaattgaagaacaAAGATACTTGTCCACATATTGTAGTGGCAACTCCAGGTAGATTACATGCTTTGGTTGAGGAGAAAGCCATCAGATTGAACAATGTCAAGTCGTTTGTTATTGATGAGTGTGACAAAGTTTTAGAGTCCATTGACATGAGAAGAGATGTGCAAGACATTTTCCGTGCAACTCCTCATCAAAAGCAAGTTATGATGTTTTCCGCCACATTATCTCAAGATATCCGTCCTGTTTGTAAAAAATTCATGCAAAACCCATTGGAAATTTATGTTGATGACGAGGCTAAGTTGACCTTACATGGTTTGCAACAATACTACATAAAATTGGATgagaaagagaagaatAGAAAATTATCTGATTTGTTGGATTCCTTGGAATTCAACCAAGTCATTATTTTCGTCAAGTCCACCAGAAGAGCAAAcgaattgaacaaattgttATGTGCTTGTAACTTCCCATCGATTGCTGTGCATTCTGGTTTGCcacaagaagaaagaattgaaagatATAGATCTTTCAAAGAATTCAATAAGAGAATCTGTGTTTCAACTGATGTTTTTGGTAGAGGTATTGATATTGAGAGAATCAATTTGGCCATTAACTATGACTTGCCAAACGAAGCCGATCAATACTTGCATAGAGTTGGTAGAGCTGGTAGATTTGGTACCAAGGGGTTAGCTGTTTCTTTTGTCTCTTCCAAGGAGGACGAAGAAGTCTTGGAAAAGATTCAAAGCAGATTTGATGTTAAAATTACTGAGTTCCCAGAAGAAGGTGTTGATCCATCAACTTATATGAACACTTGA
- a CDS encoding mRNA export receptor, putative (Similar to S. pombe Nxt1) gives MFRIGTRVPRILPYRQFTTTPTLRFFDKGPTAEEQAQALAKVSKVVAENPELYKLMVEFKQLLEKKGFETGAKPSMTQMFKLLADKDIREQGAKFKHFLETTDTGLTQNEIATVSGAFLFKNKDIK, from the coding sequence ATGTTTAGAATTGGTACCAGAGTCCCTAGGATACTCCCATATCGTCAATTTACCACCACCCCTACCTTGAGGTTTTTTGACAAAGGTCCTACCGCTGAAGAGCAGGCCCAGGCATTGGCAAAGGTCAGTAAAGTTGTTGCTGAAAACCCAGAGTTGTACAAGTTGATGGTCGAGTTCAAACAAttacttgaaaaaaaaggatTTGAAACAGGAGCCAAACCATCTATGACACAAATGTTCAAGTTGTTGGCTGACAAAGATATCAGAGAACAAGGTGCCAAATTCAAACACTTTTTGGAAACTACAGACACAGGACTAACCCAAAATGAAATCGCAACTGTAAGTGGCGCATTTctattcaaaaataaagatattaaaTAG